Proteins from one Gossypium raimondii isolate GPD5lz chromosome 8, ASM2569854v1, whole genome shotgun sequence genomic window:
- the LOC105792793 gene encoding transcription factor JUNGBRUNNEN 1 isoform X1: MFVPFTSLSQQKESKMNMVHGTTSTVDEGVPLPGFRFHPTEEELVGFYLRQKVDNNCLTIELIKEIDIYKYDPSDLPILYIHAETGMMGENDLYFFCKRGRKYRNSVRPNRVTGSGFWKATGIDKPVFSVKSGEAIGLKKTLVYYHGSAGKGTKTDWMMHEFRLPNPTLTAQEAEVWTICRIFKRNKKIKQDSRQGAAKRASTSNGNGVDGYKRCSVESNSHENYITIGSQIIENYDDDDDDGEMVMDHGMNDESCRGEWYHGELQRMASSSSPSSSFSTVNDFFTNANWDELKSILDLDLDPFLL; the protein is encoded by the exons ATGTTTGTGCCTTTTACTTCACTTAGCCAGCAAAAAGAATCAAAGATGAACATGGTCCATGGCACCACCAGTACTGTGGACGAAGGTGTTCCACTTCCAGGTTTCCGGTTCCACCCGACGGAAGAAGAGCTCGTCGGGTTTTACCTTCGACAAAAAGTTGACAACAACTGCCTCACAATCGAACTTATCAAAGAGATCGATATCTACAAATATGACCCCTCTGATCTTCCAA TTTTATACATACACGCAGAAACTGGCATGATGGGAGAGAACGACTTGTATTTCTTTTGTAAACGAGGAAGGAAGTATCGGAACAGTGTAAGACCAAACCGAGTGACAGGATCAGGGTTTTGGAAAGCGACAGGTATCGATAAGCCTGTTTTTTCGGTCAAAAGCGGTGAAGCCATCGGGCTAAAAAAAACGTTAGTGTACTACCATGGAAGTGCAGGAAAAGGAACTAAAACCGATTGGATGATGCATGAATTTCGCCTTCCCAATCCCACATTGACCGCACAAGAAGCT GAAGTATGGACAATATGTCGAATCTTCAAGcggaataaaaaaatcaaacaagaTTCGAGACAAGGTGCTGCTAAACGAGCTTCAACTAGCAATGGCAATGGTGTAGACGGCTACAAACGTTGCAGTGTGGAATCCAACAGCCATGAAAATTACATTACAATCGGGTCTCAAATCATTGAAAACTACgatgacgatgatgatgatggtgagaTGGTTATGGATCACGGGATGAATGATGAGAGTTGCAGAGGGGAATGGTATCATGGAGAGCTGCAACGTATGGCATCATCATCGTCACCATCTTCAAGCTTTTCAACAGTGAATGATTTCTTCACAAATGCCAACTGGGATGAGCTTAAATCAATTCTGGACTTGGATCTTGATCCCTTTCTTTTgtga
- the LOC105792793 gene encoding transcription factor JUNGBRUNNEN 1 isoform X2, which produces MFVPFTSLSQQKESKMNMVHGTTSTVDEGVPLPGFRFHPTEEELVGFYLRQKVDNNCLTIELIKEIDIYKYDPSDLPKTGMMGENDLYFFCKRGRKYRNSVRPNRVTGSGFWKATGIDKPVFSVKSGEAIGLKKTLVYYHGSAGKGTKTDWMMHEFRLPNPTLTAQEAEVWTICRIFKRNKKIKQDSRQGAAKRASTSNGNGVDGYKRCSVESNSHENYITIGSQIIENYDDDDDDGEMVMDHGMNDESCRGEWYHGELQRMASSSSPSSSFSTVNDFFTNANWDELKSILDLDLDPFLL; this is translated from the exons ATGTTTGTGCCTTTTACTTCACTTAGCCAGCAAAAAGAATCAAAGATGAACATGGTCCATGGCACCACCAGTACTGTGGACGAAGGTGTTCCACTTCCAGGTTTCCGGTTCCACCCGACGGAAGAAGAGCTCGTCGGGTTTTACCTTCGACAAAAAGTTGACAACAACTGCCTCACAATCGAACTTATCAAAGAGATCGATATCTACAAATATGACCCCTCTGATCTTCCAA AAACTGGCATGATGGGAGAGAACGACTTGTATTTCTTTTGTAAACGAGGAAGGAAGTATCGGAACAGTGTAAGACCAAACCGAGTGACAGGATCAGGGTTTTGGAAAGCGACAGGTATCGATAAGCCTGTTTTTTCGGTCAAAAGCGGTGAAGCCATCGGGCTAAAAAAAACGTTAGTGTACTACCATGGAAGTGCAGGAAAAGGAACTAAAACCGATTGGATGATGCATGAATTTCGCCTTCCCAATCCCACATTGACCGCACAAGAAGCT GAAGTATGGACAATATGTCGAATCTTCAAGcggaataaaaaaatcaaacaagaTTCGAGACAAGGTGCTGCTAAACGAGCTTCAACTAGCAATGGCAATGGTGTAGACGGCTACAAACGTTGCAGTGTGGAATCCAACAGCCATGAAAATTACATTACAATCGGGTCTCAAATCATTGAAAACTACgatgacgatgatgatgatggtgagaTGGTTATGGATCACGGGATGAATGATGAGAGTTGCAGAGGGGAATGGTATCATGGAGAGCTGCAACGTATGGCATCATCATCGTCACCATCTTCAAGCTTTTCAACAGTGAATGATTTCTTCACAAATGCCAACTGGGATGAGCTTAAATCAATTCTGGACTTGGATCTTGATCCCTTTCTTTTgtga